One part of the Girardinichthys multiradiatus isolate DD_20200921_A chromosome 10, DD_fGirMul_XY1, whole genome shotgun sequence genome encodes these proteins:
- the LOC124875207 gene encoding uncharacterized protein LOC124875207, whose product MTGGRELLLLAVMPLLVRCQKPSVSMYPRLESIFTGDLFYLYCKDVSNGSTATWYFNNEALENKNSILKIAPAASKNSGTYQCKIKDTRSDDFHVRVLEYVPIASLTIATGQPVMRKYSKVLLEIENETGLDGWFCKVTRGEQTWAVYLKQVDKSATSFVFETRPLNVPETIYWCVKKNDTYRSNQVILRTTEKEVTLEMDPFPAAAGETLTLTCLVWGTNDISNSVFYKNNRIYATVTGPIYKITKINESEGGDFKCEATYRYKAQTIEASHKYDSDVQEVLVHASPFRAVLSDSMQCSCPTCSGPMTYSYYKQNAKSWKMLGQDQRPGSSGTYHCRAVLGYMRTLPSNSVNYGTSIIGTVIGFLVAIVGIGICVFLVIFCWYKQRKTKGDIYEEVQMRQTGDPKYETLNVARVKEGEYDTLQPETEGRKGTGGTYEALTKQDNKEEVYHTLGETVASEGGDGGYEALKKEGILKDEYETLNTSSVEKKTGTGSEGGDGGYEALKKEGIQKDEYETLKTKQAEWRPGALSQVEIVEEINENK is encoded by the exons ATGACAGGTGGACGAGAACTGCTGCTCCTGGCAG TGATGCCCCTCCTGGTGAGATGTCAGAAACCAAGTG TGTCCATGTATCCTCGTCTGGAGTCGATCTTCACTGGAGACTTGTTTTACTTGTATTGTAAGGATGTTTCGAATGGAAGCACAGCAACCTGGTATTTCAATAATGAAGCTCTGGAAAACAAGAATAGTATCCTGAAGATAGCACCAGCTGCCTCCAAAAACTCAGGAACCTACCAATGTAAAATCAAAGACACAAGGAGTGATGACTTCCATGTCCGTGTTCTCG AATACGTACCCATTGCATCGCTCACCATCGCAACAGGTCAGCCAGTGATGCGCAAGTACAGCAAAGTTTTACTGGAAATTGAAAATGAAACCGGACTGGACGGATGGTTCTGCAAAGTTACCCGGGGAGAACAGACATGGGCGGTTTACCTGAAACAGGTCGACAAAAGTGCAACGTCATTTGTCTTTGAAACCAGGCCACTGAATGTCCCTGAGACCATTTATTGGTGTGTTAAGAAGAATGACACCTACAGAAGTAACCAAGTCATACTCAGGACCACTG AAAAGGAAGTGACTCTGGAAATGGACCCGTTCCCTGCAGCAGCAGGAGAGACTCTGACCCTGACGTGTCTAGTGTGGGGAACGAATGACATTAGCAACTCTGTTTTctacaaaaacaacagaatcTATGCGACCGTTACAGGACCTATCTATAAAATCACCAAAATCAATGAATCTGAAGGAGGAGATTTTAAGTGTGAAGCCACCTACAGATACAAGGCCCAGACCATAGAGGCCTCACATAAATACGACTCTGATGTTCAGGAGGTGCTGGTCCATG CGAGTCCGTTCAGAGCGGTACTCTCCGACAGCATGCAGTGCTCCTGTCCAACCTGTAGCGGTCCAATGACATACAGTTACTACAAGCAAAACGCCAAATCATGGAAAATGCTTGGGCAAGACCAACGACCCGGCAGCAGTGGTACTTACCACTGCAGAGCTGTTTTGGGCTACATGAGGACCTTACCCAGCAACTCTGTGAATT ATGGCACCAGCATAATTGGGACGGTGATTGGGTTCTTGGTTGCTATTGTTGGGATAggaatttgtgtttttctcgTGATATTTTGTTGGtacaagcagagaaaaactaaAG GGGACATTTATGAGGAAGTACAGATGAGGCAAACAGGAGATCCGAAATATGAGACTCTGAACGTGGCGCGTGTGAAAGAGGGCGAATATGACACACTTCAACCTGAGACAGAGGGCAGAAAGGGGACAGGCGGTACATACGAAGCACTGACGAAACAAGACAACAAAGAGGAGGTTTACCACACCCTGGGAGAAACCGTGGCGTCAGAAGGAGGAGACGGAGGTTATGAAGCTCTAAAGAAAGAAGGAATCCTAAAAGATGAATATGAAACCCTGAATACCAGTTCAGTAGAGAAGAAGACAGGCACAGGAAGTGAGGGAGGAGACGGGGGTTATGAAGCTCTAAAGAAAGAAGGAATCCAAAAAGATGAATATGAAACCCTGAAAACCAAGCAAGCAGAGTGGAGGCCAGGCGCATTAAGCCAGGTGGAGATAGTGGAAGAGATAAATGAGAACAAATGA